The following coding sequences are from one Halomicrobium zhouii window:
- a CDS encoding MBL fold metallo-hydrolase: MTVRHDDLSVDWLGYATLRIEGDDSVVYVDPGRYGVLTGEWEPHAEGIRHPPARDYEAKDGDVVCVTHVHHYDPDGIRRVASDDATVVLFEGINVHDSDRDLDRPADLDYDVVTVSMEDELLAGDVPIWTVPAYNDPEGPNVNADGTPVHPKGIGCGFLVDVDGTRVFWPGDSDVIPGHEELDVSLFVPTISKSFTMDRHDAADLAEAMDPDLVLPIHYNTFEALESDSAAFVDDVASRGVPVVLDER, from the coding sequence ATGACAGTCCGTCACGACGACCTCTCGGTCGACTGGCTCGGCTACGCGACCCTGCGGATCGAAGGCGACGACTCGGTCGTCTACGTGGACCCCGGACGATACGGCGTCCTCACAGGCGAGTGGGAACCCCACGCTGAGGGTATCCGGCATCCACCGGCCCGGGACTACGAGGCGAAGGACGGTGACGTCGTCTGCGTCACGCACGTCCACCACTACGATCCGGATGGGATACGCCGGGTCGCCAGCGACGACGCGACGGTGGTCCTCTTCGAGGGGATCAACGTCCACGACAGCGACCGGGACCTGGACCGACCGGCCGACCTCGACTACGACGTCGTCACCGTGAGCATGGAGGACGAACTGCTCGCCGGCGACGTTCCAATCTGGACCGTCCCGGCCTACAACGACCCCGAGGGCCCGAACGTGAACGCCGACGGCACGCCGGTCCACCCGAAGGGTATCGGCTGTGGCTTCCTCGTCGACGTCGACGGCACGCGCGTCTTCTGGCCCGGCGACTCCGACGTCATCCCCGGCCACGAGGAACTCGACGTCTCGCTGTTCGTCCCGACCATTTCGAAGAGCTTCACGATGGATCGCCACGACGCCGCCGACCTCGCCGAGGCGATGGACCCCGACCTGGTGCTCCCGATTCACTACAACACGTTCGAGGCGCTGGAGAGCGATTCGGCCGCGTTCGTCGACGACGTCGCGTCCAGGGGCGTTCCGGTCGTCCTGGACGAACGGTGA
- a CDS encoding type II secretion system F family protein produces the protein MALNPLGLVPLTVVVALAAAVFLVTVDESWDRAATRYARRLFGRYVRESSDRSRLLRAAFVPQTYRAYASRTYLYVGVASLGGAIVGAYLFGAILLFIPAIVDLLMGLPNDMVAALRIRGFELVLAPNQTLLVVAFGGVFGGISAALGTYVFRWERLKSRAAVRQRNVEEGLPRAVAFMYALSRGGVAFPDALRTFSENEEIYGESARETTVAVREMDLFGRDMITAIRRMAGRTPSEEFKTFSENLASVLQSGQRLSAFLRNQYERYQEEAADRQEEILEHLATIAEAYVTVLVAGVLFLITILLVFGLTTTDTLGFIQLLGYVLVPLANVGFMVYLSQKLEALGIAANHTTSVLDSTETRSPDRSVTHDGVPQTDGGVAASSREGLSQLAVYDGVARITRILRSPLQTVLWNPSRILYVTVPIAVLSILLRAPPAFETSVVNVRLLDDVLVQAALLVLGSFAITRTIYAYRVRRIEAATPEFLERLASLNEAGMTLVESLERLRGSDVGALSPEVERIWADVRMGSNLDDALVRFGRRVRTTSITRVVTLVTNAMRASGSLGPVLRIAATQARADQRLRRRRRQQMLSYLVVIYVSFLVFLIIIVAVQEVLVPALPSHVPTPSAEETSRLGVNADQFARFGSVDKAAYTLAFFHTALVHAVFSGFIGGLLGEGTLRDGAKHAAVLLGVAYVAFLVLSSPVASITMDGPAAGAESVTVESASLSEGGYVVLYLDDRDGPVVGQSAYLGPGTHRDVEIRVDRELPDGHTLVAVAYQDGDGDRALTLDAGTDQPYPAPGQSDVVRVPTEIGG, from the coding sequence ATGGCGCTGAATCCGCTCGGACTGGTCCCGCTGACCGTCGTCGTCGCGCTCGCCGCCGCCGTCTTCCTCGTCACCGTCGACGAGTCCTGGGACCGGGCGGCGACGCGGTACGCGCGGCGACTGTTCGGGCGCTACGTCCGCGAGTCGTCGGACCGCTCCCGACTCCTGCGAGCGGCGTTCGTCCCGCAGACCTACCGGGCCTACGCCTCCCGTACCTACCTCTACGTCGGCGTCGCCAGCCTCGGCGGGGCCATCGTCGGCGCGTACCTCTTCGGCGCGATACTGCTGTTCATCCCCGCTATCGTCGACCTCCTCATGGGTTTACCGAACGACATGGTGGCCGCCCTGCGGATCCGCGGGTTCGAACTCGTCCTCGCCCCGAACCAGACCCTGCTGGTCGTGGCATTCGGGGGCGTCTTCGGCGGGATTTCGGCTGCGCTCGGGACGTACGTCTTTCGATGGGAGCGGCTCAAGAGCCGGGCGGCCGTCCGCCAGCGAAACGTCGAGGAAGGGCTCCCGCGCGCCGTCGCGTTCATGTACGCGCTGTCTCGCGGCGGCGTCGCGTTCCCCGACGCGCTCCGGACCTTCTCCGAGAACGAGGAGATATACGGCGAGAGCGCACGGGAGACCACCGTCGCCGTCCGGGAGATGGATCTCTTCGGCCGCGACATGATCACCGCTATCCGCCGGATGGCCGGCCGGACGCCCAGCGAGGAGTTCAAGACGTTCTCGGAGAACCTCGCGAGCGTCCTCCAGAGCGGCCAGCGACTCTCGGCGTTCCTCCGGAACCAGTACGAGCGCTACCAGGAGGAAGCAGCGGACCGCCAGGAGGAGATTCTCGAACACCTGGCGACCATCGCCGAGGCGTACGTGACGGTCCTTGTCGCGGGCGTCCTCTTCCTCATCACGATTCTGCTCGTCTTCGGTCTGACGACGACGGACACACTCGGTTTCATCCAGCTGCTCGGCTACGTGCTGGTTCCGCTGGCGAACGTCGGGTTCATGGTCTACCTCTCACAGAAACTGGAGGCGCTGGGCATCGCCGCGAACCACACTACCTCCGTACTGGACTCGACGGAGACTCGCTCTCCCGACCGGTCGGTCACCCACGACGGCGTTCCGCAGACCGACGGCGGCGTCGCCGCGTCCAGCCGCGAGGGACTGTCACAGCTCGCGGTCTACGACGGCGTCGCGCGGATCACCAGGATTCTGCGCTCGCCGCTGCAGACGGTGCTCTGGAACCCCTCGCGGATCCTCTACGTGACGGTTCCCATCGCTGTCCTCTCCATCCTCCTCCGGGCACCGCCGGCGTTCGAGACCAGTGTCGTCAACGTCCGGTTGCTCGACGACGTCCTCGTCCAGGCTGCCCTGCTGGTGCTCGGGAGCTTCGCCATCACCCGTACCATCTACGCCTACCGCGTCCGCCGCATCGAGGCCGCGACGCCGGAGTTCCTCGAACGACTCGCGAGCCTCAACGAGGCGGGCATGACACTCGTCGAGAGCCTCGAACGGCTCCGGGGGAGTGACGTCGGCGCGCTCTCGCCGGAAGTCGAGCGCATCTGGGCCGACGTCAGGATGGGGTCGAACCTCGACGACGCGCTGGTCCGCTTCGGCCGGCGCGTCAGGACCACGTCCATCACTCGCGTCGTCACGCTGGTCACCAACGCGATGCGGGCCAGCGGCTCGCTCGGTCCGGTGTTGCGCATCGCCGCGACTCAGGCGCGGGCCGACCAGCGGCTCCGACGGCGCCGCCGCCAGCAGATGCTCTCCTATCTCGTCGTCATCTACGTCTCTTTCCTGGTCTTCCTGATCATCATCGTCGCCGTCCAGGAGGTGCTCGTCCCGGCGCTGCCGTCGCACGTCCCCACCCCCTCGGCCGAGGAGACCAGTCGACTGGGCGTCAACGCCGACCAGTTCGCCCGGTTCGGCAGCGTCGACAAGGCCGCCTACACCCTCGCCTTCTTCCACACCGCCCTCGTCCACGCCGTCTTCTCGGGCTTCATCGGCGGATTGCTCGGCGAGGGGACGCTCCGCGACGGCGCGAAACACGCCGCCGTCCTGCTCGGCGTCGCCTACGTCGCGTTCCTGGTGCTCTCCTCGCCCGTCGCGTCGATAACGATGGATGGTCCGGCCGCGGGCGCCGAGTCCGTGACCGTCGAGTCGGCGTCGCTGTCCGAGGGTGGCTACGTCGTCCTCTACCTGGACGACCGCGACGGACCGGTCGTCGGCCAGTCTGCGTACCTCGGGCCTGGTACCCACAGGGATGTCGAAATTCGGGTGGACCGGGAGTTGCCGGACGGTCACACGCTCGTCGCCGTCGCCTACCAGGACGGCGACGGGGACCGCGCGTTGACGCTCGACGCCGGAACCGACCAGCCGTACCCAGCTCCGGGACAGAGCGACGTCGTCCGCGTCCCGACCGAAATCGGCGGTTGA